From a region of the Globicephala melas chromosome 19, mGloMel1.2, whole genome shotgun sequence genome:
- the GAN gene encoding gigaxonin isoform X1, whose translation MAEGSAVSDPQHATRLLRALSSFREESRFCDAHLVLDGEEIPVQKNILAAASPYIRTKLNYNPPKDDGSTYKIELEGISVMVMREILDYIFSGQIRLSEDTIQDVVQAADLLLLTDLKTLCCEFLEGCIAAENCIGIRDFALHYCLHHVHYLATEYLETHFRDVSSTEEFLELSPQKLKEVISLEKLNVGNERYVFEAVIRWIAHDTEIRKVHMKDVMSALWVSGLDSSYLREQMLNEPLVREIVKECSNIPLSQPQQGEAMLASFKPRGYSECIVTVGGEERVSRKPTAAMRCMCPLYDPNRQLWIELAPLSMPRINHGVLSAEGFLFVFGGQDENKQTLSSGEKYDPDANTWTALPPMNEARHNFGIVEIDGMLYVLGGEDGEKELISMECYDIYSKTWTKQPALTMVRKIGCYAAMKKKIYAMGGGSYGKLFESVECYDTRTQQWTAICPLKERRFGAVACGVAMELYVFGGVRSREDIQGGEMVTCKSEFYHDEFKRWIYLNDQNLCIPASSSFVYGAVPIGASIYVIGDLDTGTNYDYVREFKRSTGTWHHTKPLLPSDLRRTGCAALRIANCKLFRLQLQQGLFRIRVHSP comes from the exons gaCAAAGTTAAACTATAATCCTCCAAAAGATGATGGATCAACCTATAAGATTGAACTTGAAGGGATATCGGTAATGGTTATGAGAGAGATCCTGGATTACATCTTCAGTGGGCAG ATCCGGCTGAGCGAAGATACCATCCAAGATGTTGTGCAGGCAGCAGACCTGCTCCTGCTGACGGATCTTAAAACTCTCTGCTGTGAGTTCTTAGAAGGCTGCATTGCCGCCGAGAACTGCATCGGAATCCGAGACTTTGCACTCCACTACTGCCTGCACCACGTCCATTACCTGGCCACAGAATACCTGGAGACTCACTTCCGAGATGTCAGCAGCACAGAGGAATTCCTAGAACTGAGTCCTCAAAAGCTTAAAGAAGTGATTTCTCTTGAGAAGTTAAACGTTGGCAATGAACGATATGTATTTGAAGCAGTCATCCGATGGATAGCACATGATACAGAAATAAGAAAG GTCCACATGAAGGATGTCATGTCAGCGCTGTGGGTTTCAGGGTTGGACTCGAGCTATTTACGGGAGCAGATGCTGAATGAGCCGTTAGTCCGAGAGATTGTCAAAGAGTGCAGCAACATCCCTCTCAGCCAGCCGCAGCAGGGCGAGGCCATGCTCGCCAGCTTCAAGCCCCGGGGCTACTCGGAGTGCATCGTGACCGTTGGCGGAGAGGAAAGAGT TTCGCGGAAGCCAACAGCAGCGATGCGATGTATGTGCCCCCTTTATGACCCTAATCGGCAGCTGTGGATTGAACTGGCCCCTTTAAGCATGCCGAGAATCAACCACGGAGTCCTCTCAGCAG aaggatttttgtttgtatttgggGGCCAAGACGAAAATAAGCAGACCCTGAGCTCAGGAGAAAAGTATGACCCAGATGCAAACACATGGACCGCACTGCCACCAATGAACGAG GCAAGACATAACTTTGGAATTGTGGAGATAGATGGGATGCTGTACGTTTTAGGAGGAGAAGATGGTGAAAAAGAGCTAATTTCCATGGAATGTTATGATATTTATTCTAAAACCTGGACAAAGCAACCCGCTTTAACCATGGTTAGAAAG ATTGGCTGCTATGcagctatgaaaaagaaaatctatgccATGGGTGGAGGATCATATGGAAAACTCTTCGAGTCTGTGGAATGTTATGACACACGGACCCAGCAGTGGACCGCTATCTGTCCACTGAAAGAGAGAAG GTTTGGAGCTGTAGCCTGTGGAGTCGCCATGGAACTGTATGTATTTGGGGGAGTCAGAAGTCGTGAGGACATCCAGGGGGGCGAGATGGTAACCTGCAAGTCGGAATTCTACCACGATGAGTTTAAAAG GTGGATCTATCTTAATGACCAGAATTTATGCATCCCCGCCAGTTCCTCTTTTGTGTACGGAGCTGTCCCCATAGGAGCCAGTATCTATGTCATCGGAGATCTTGATACAG GTACCAATTACGACTACGTGCGCGAGTTCAAAAGGAGCACGGGAACCTGGCACCACACcaagcccctcctcccctccgaCCTCCGCCGCACCGGGTGTGCAGCCTTACGTATTGCGAATTGCAAGCTTTTCCGCCTGCAGCTTCAGCAGGGCTTGTTCCGCATCCGCGTTCACTCTCCTTGA
- the GAN gene encoding gigaxonin isoform X2 yields the protein MKDVMSALWVSGLDSSYLREQMLNEPLVREIVKECSNIPLSQPQQGEAMLASFKPRGYSECIVTVGGEERVSRKPTAAMRCMCPLYDPNRQLWIELAPLSMPRINHGVLSAEGFLFVFGGQDENKQTLSSGEKYDPDANTWTALPPMNEARHNFGIVEIDGMLYVLGGEDGEKELISMECYDIYSKTWTKQPALTMVRKIGCYAAMKKKIYAMGGGSYGKLFESVECYDTRTQQWTAICPLKERRFGAVACGVAMELYVFGGVRSREDIQGGEMVTCKSEFYHDEFKRWIYLNDQNLCIPASSSFVYGAVPIGASIYVIGDLDTGTNYDYVREFKRSTGTWHHTKPLLPSDLRRTGCAALRIANCKLFRLQLQQGLFRIRVHSP from the exons ATGAAGGATGTCATGTCAGCGCTGTGGGTTTCAGGGTTGGACTCGAGCTATTTACGGGAGCAGATGCTGAATGAGCCGTTAGTCCGAGAGATTGTCAAAGAGTGCAGCAACATCCCTCTCAGCCAGCCGCAGCAGGGCGAGGCCATGCTCGCCAGCTTCAAGCCCCGGGGCTACTCGGAGTGCATCGTGACCGTTGGCGGAGAGGAAAGAGT TTCGCGGAAGCCAACAGCAGCGATGCGATGTATGTGCCCCCTTTATGACCCTAATCGGCAGCTGTGGATTGAACTGGCCCCTTTAAGCATGCCGAGAATCAACCACGGAGTCCTCTCAGCAG aaggatttttgtttgtatttgggGGCCAAGACGAAAATAAGCAGACCCTGAGCTCAGGAGAAAAGTATGACCCAGATGCAAACACATGGACCGCACTGCCACCAATGAACGAG GCAAGACATAACTTTGGAATTGTGGAGATAGATGGGATGCTGTACGTTTTAGGAGGAGAAGATGGTGAAAAAGAGCTAATTTCCATGGAATGTTATGATATTTATTCTAAAACCTGGACAAAGCAACCCGCTTTAACCATGGTTAGAAAG ATTGGCTGCTATGcagctatgaaaaagaaaatctatgccATGGGTGGAGGATCATATGGAAAACTCTTCGAGTCTGTGGAATGTTATGACACACGGACCCAGCAGTGGACCGCTATCTGTCCACTGAAAGAGAGAAG GTTTGGAGCTGTAGCCTGTGGAGTCGCCATGGAACTGTATGTATTTGGGGGAGTCAGAAGTCGTGAGGACATCCAGGGGGGCGAGATGGTAACCTGCAAGTCGGAATTCTACCACGATGAGTTTAAAAG GTGGATCTATCTTAATGACCAGAATTTATGCATCCCCGCCAGTTCCTCTTTTGTGTACGGAGCTGTCCCCATAGGAGCCAGTATCTATGTCATCGGAGATCTTGATACAG GTACCAATTACGACTACGTGCGCGAGTTCAAAAGGAGCACGGGAACCTGGCACCACACcaagcccctcctcccctccgaCCTCCGCCGCACCGGGTGTGCAGCCTTACGTATTGCGAATTGCAAGCTTTTCCGCCTGCAGCTTCAGCAGGGCTTGTTCCGCATCCGCGTTCACTCTCCTTGA